A window of Haloarcula sp. H-GB4 contains these coding sequences:
- a CDS encoding DUF188 domain-containing protein: MIVLDTNALMMPVECNVRLFEELDRVLPDATDYVAPAAVRDELAKLADGAGAEATAASVGQDLLDRCTVRETTADYADDAVLELAQADDATHAVTNDNPLKRRLLDAGVPVISLRGRNKLGITQP; this comes from the coding sequence GATCGTGCTGGATACGAACGCACTGATGATGCCGGTCGAATGCAACGTGCGCCTGTTCGAGGAACTCGACAGGGTGCTGCCGGATGCGACGGACTACGTGGCGCCCGCCGCCGTCCGCGACGAGCTGGCGAAACTGGCCGATGGCGCCGGCGCGGAAGCGACGGCCGCTTCTGTCGGGCAGGACCTGCTTGACCGGTGTACGGTTCGGGAGACGACGGCGGACTACGCGGACGATGCCGTCCTCGAACTGGCACAGGCAGACGATGCGACACACGCAGTCACGAACGACAACCCCCTCAAACGACGCCTGCTGGACGCGGGCGTTCCAGTAATTAGTTTAAGGGGCCGGAACAAACTGGGTATCACTCAACCATAA
- a CDS encoding DNA-directed RNA polymerase has protein sequence MYKRVRLRDTVEVPPRFLAEVSPGLVKRLLQEKLEGRMDEDVGSVVSVIEVHDIGTGAVLPNKPGVYYEAEFDALTFDPQMQEVVDGEVVEVVNFGAFIGIGPVDGLLHVSQISDEYLAYDEENQQLASRESNRTLTVGDAVRARIVTKSIDERNPRDSKIGLTAKQVGLGKHGWLQEERERREGTAEAGDS, from the coding sequence ATGTATAAACGGGTACGCCTACGCGATACGGTCGAAGTCCCGCCACGCTTTCTGGCGGAGGTCAGTCCGGGGCTGGTCAAACGGCTCCTGCAAGAGAAGCTCGAAGGACGAATGGACGAGGACGTCGGCAGCGTCGTCTCCGTCATCGAGGTCCACGACATCGGTACCGGTGCCGTGCTGCCGAACAAGCCCGGCGTCTACTACGAGGCCGAGTTCGACGCCCTCACGTTCGACCCACAGATGCAGGAAGTGGTCGACGGGGAGGTCGTCGAGGTCGTCAACTTCGGGGCCTTCATCGGCATCGGGCCGGTCGACGGTCTGCTCCACGTCTCCCAGATCTCCGACGAGTATCTGGCCTACGACGAGGAGAACCAGCAACTCGCCTCCCGCGAGTCCAACCGGACGCTCACCGTCGGTGACGCCGTCCGAGCGCGTATCGTCACCAAGAGCATCGACGAGCGAAACCCGCGTGACTCCAAGATCGGCCTGACAGCGAAACAGGTCGGCCTGGGCAAGCACGGCTGGCTCCAAGAGGAGCGCGAGCGCCGCGAAGGCACGGCGGAAGCCGGTGATAGCTGA
- the spt4 gene encoding transcription elongation factor subunit Spt4: MADRLVCRDCHRVQSAEIESQCEACGGTALTEDWAGYVVIAHPERSDIAEEMEVTEPGKYALKVR, translated from the coding sequence ATGGCGGACCGACTCGTCTGCCGAGACTGTCACCGCGTCCAGAGCGCGGAGATCGAAAGCCAGTGTGAGGCCTGCGGCGGCACCGCACTGACCGAGGACTGGGCCGGCTACGTCGTCATCGCCCACCCGGAGCGGTCCGACATCGCCGAGGAGATGGAAGTGACCGAGCCGGGCAAGTACGCGCTGAAAGTCCGCTAA